The sequence below is a genomic window from Uranotaenia lowii strain MFRU-FL chromosome 2, ASM2978415v1, whole genome shotgun sequence.
ggttgccagattgcccggttttgtccgggtttgtccggatatttaatacaaaatatggGAACAGTTAAGCccggcccggtttcccggattttattgaaaaatgcccagattttgcccggatttgttcactttatttggcaacttTACTTGCACTGTTGCAATAATTAAGTATAATACATCAAATTacaggttataaataaggctatatttttatggaaattttatatcgaaaatattttttttcaatttactgctgattttaagctctcaacttgtaagtaaattttctgtacaagttgatagtttatgaattttaaatttttttcggtttgatttagtcaattatctaaaacaggtctatacagatgcttgtcataccaatcattGTGCACTATAAAACTATCATTTCATATTAATAACAGCTTattagaacacatctacgaaaattttccagaaaaattgacttttttcaataaaactccaagcgcacgctggaaacttactcaaatgagctcaaattttgccagagtacttgaaaatgaatgacgatcaaaccctgtaagtggcgttgtgattagcgaaaaaagccgaaaagtgaactagtctaatatgTACTAAGCACAAATTATTCaggttaaagttattttgcattaaaagttatttatttttgaaaataagtccaaGGAGTAGCCAATATTGTTCATGAAGCTTGGTAAATTCTTCTaaagttgcctcctgagctgaaatccgtgagttcgagccaaagagtaaacatcgatcacagttgttccagataggtttttcaataactggtgcgccaactgcatcgagaatcgaaacaaaaaaaggattttgaaccttcatccagattttttttaactaacttaTCTTAACAAGCTAATTCTTCTGAACCATAAACATAACCATTTTAAGCATTGGGTGAAAATGTATCtagtattcagaaataaaagtaaaaaataaggttCACGAATCAAATATTTACTACTCTTGCAAACtggtttaaaatttaagacttagttagaacctttgattttgaagaatcggcaatgtatgtaaattttgtagataAAATTCCAGCTGAGTTTTTAcataaagataaaaaacaagttcaaaaattatcattcaatattttatatttcatattttaaatcctgtaattaaagttttcataattaaaatctGTAAGTAGGACAAAACAGATTATGCTCAAATCCATTatctcaaaaaaatataaacaactttgtagttTTCCCTGAGGATGAGACCAACCTAgtctcgaaacgttggatgaaataAAACGATCATCTTTTCGAAAATGGACTGCAGTGCcgatttcaaaaaagaaaatcaataccattaaaatctatattttcaaaaaacaaattctttgaaataaatgcAGATCTTATTGTTTacatgtgattttcaccaggtttgtttttcttatctgactttgatgaatttaaaattttaatttttaatcaagaatcaaagttatgaaactgagATCTCCTGCAATTTGAATctctgatgaaattttaacatcGATATTATAATATTaatcataaaactaaaatttgaacttaatctgaatacaaaccttgaattttagttcctagtttgaattctgcattttgaacccaaattcaaaacctgaatctaaattccggATAAGAAATCCAATGAATTTGAGaccgaaatttgtatcagaacccttgaccagaaatcttttatttgaattagaatttatggttttcattatgatttttttcaattatttattcgtgattgaacttgaaaaattttaatagaattGTGAATGACgaaatttttacagatttctcAATTCTGGACTCATGAAACTTTCTTATATTTCAACTATGCACAtaaatttaggataaaaatttcagatccaaatcttaaaaatggtatgaatttcaattatttttttcatattccgaaattcagagttttgaatatggaaaattcatcacattttagattgaaatgctACACTAATGTTGGAATCAAGATTCTataccaatgatgatccaaactgaaaatcaagaacaaactCGATACTTACTATATATTTTTCCGCAAGTATCTGGGCtgggcaaatccaggcaattttatcccaaaaccttgcgaaataagggcatattctttcaagtttttctttaaaatccgTCCAATATACAGGCGAATTTCGGAATTATTCcattaaaataaagaagaaaaacacacggaatactgtttttaattttttcgaaacacatcaggcGATTCAAAATCATTAGAAACATCAGGCTcgcaaaaaatcgtttatgatttttttgatcaaatttgtttaaaaaaatgatttgaacacAAGATATATAGTTCTAaggactcaattgaaattttcgtgtGATTTTACaaatagagtgagaaaatctggtcaaaatccgTACAATCTGGTAAGCAGAGTCTAACTTTATTGGGATTCCATATTTGGGACTCAATtcctatcaacaagtgagaattttttgatCAACTGTTGAAGTATTGTGGTCTTGGAATAAAATTTCGAGGTTTAAGAGTCAAAATTGTTACACTATTGTTACTTTTGAATCATTTCagtagttcatcaaaatttgattagaaatttcaaattttacgtttaataaaaaaaattcacttggcATCTTTGGACCTTCATGGGACGGAGGGGGGTtggtttaaaaagtttgaaacacTTCTGAATTAGGCCTTAAAAGTGTAAAAATAGAGGGCTAAATTCTGATGTTTTTTGAGAATGCTTTTAAGGATAGAAAAAATTGttcagaataattttgaaatgaatttttttcagaaattcagctgttgaaattttaatttgtacgATGCAAAAATAATCTGAGCCGATAAATCTAATCACACGCAAGacgagaattttaaaattattcgtttatcgttttcaaaatttaaaggtttatattTTCGACGtctaaaaaatatcaatcataTAAAGCCTTGAAATATCAACGTCAAGGTAAAcgtcttaaaaatatcaaaatcctAGACCAGATTAAGAGTTCATAGTTTCACTCTTAAATCATCGTAGAGCTCGAAATGAATCAGAATGATGGATGCTGGACTTTATCCTAAATCTatacctttaaaaaaaagctgagcCAAAACAATTCTAATATTAAAGAACCCGAGATACAACTGTTGAATCAGTCGCTAAGTTCATAAGTCAAAAATAGAAATGTCAATGTACTTGCAAACCAATTGGTGGCATGCtagaaaaaattcatcaaagtgACAACGAAGGTCTTCGTAAAGCAAAAAACAGCATGATTGTTCCACGGTATTATCACGACGTTGATTTTGATTGACcgatcattaaaaatcaatagcAAAAGCGAGGTCTTATTGATGCATCGAGATAATGGGTAATAAAACAGACCATTGAATAATCGAAACCTTTTTTTGCTCGAATCATTTTTTCTCGTATCAACAGTGAAACTTCTCATTTTCTACGTGATTTTCTACTTCGTCCTGGGTGCCCTAACTGCCGTTTGCTTCGAGGGACTTCTATCAACGCTGAGTGACCAGTATCCCAAGTATCAGCTGGAACAATCTCTCATCGGAACCAATCCCGGCGTTGGGTTCCGACCGATGCCGGAAGATCCGGAACAGGGTGGCATGATTCACTACCGGGCTAAGAACAAAACCGAAGTCAAATACTGGGTAGGACGAGTCGAGGATTTCCTGCAGCGTGAGTTGGATTGAAAACCGATGAATGAAgcctaatttttaaagatttcattaTTTACAGCATATAAGAACCAATCGCTACTGGTAACTGGTGGCAAAAATCAGGTAATCTGTGACTTTAACAGTCCTCCATCGGCTGGAAATGTCTGTGCTGTCGATGTGTCCCAAATGGGACCTTGCACTGCTAATCATGGATACGGTTTCAACAAATCGGCTCCCTGCATTTTCATCAAGTTGAATAgggtaatgtttaaaaaatttataatattatcagaaaatttaaattatcaattCCTTTCTATCATACAGATTTACAATTGGTTGCCGGAGTTCTACGACGATGTGGAAGATTTGCCGGACGATATGCCACAGGATCTGGTTCAGCACATCAACTCGCTGCCAAAGGTGGAGCGGAATCAGATTTGGGTGTCCTGTAACGGAGTGAATCCCATGGATAATGAAGCCATCGGTCCCGTTGAGTACTACCCGGGCCGAGGGATTGCCGGATATTACTATCCCTTCCTCAATCAGCCAGGATATCTGAGTCCTATCGTTGCGGTGCAGTTTGCTCGTCCCACAGGTTGGTATCCGATGATGTGACAATTTTATAAGACCTAGATGGTGGTTGTACAAAACTTTCGAGAACCGATGCCAAAGAAATGATTTCGAATAAGGAAAAAAACTTCCAGGTGGTAGttctttttttaaggattttttaacGGTTATCAGTAGCTCTGAATCGTGTCTTGCGACATTTTTGGATAAACGTTTAGCTtataattaaagaaaatcgaaacAGTCGAACCTAGATAAACGAGAAACTTCTAGAAGCGAGAGAAAATGCTTGGTCCAATGATTTTCTTAGACAAAAAACTATATAAGGGAAAATTTTAAACCTCTATAAGCAGGAGTCATTTTTggacagtggttttcaaagtggtccctgcCGCCCTCTGGGGGCGATGAGAGCTCCTAGGGGAGCGATGAGCTCATCTTTTAAATTTGGGGGGCGGtgtaatcattttaaaattcacattttcacaaaccAAGAAACAACTAAGAATTAAAATGACAACGAGTACGTGAAATGCCCATCAATGAAAGTTTATTATACGACATTGAAGAATTATTAAAACCAAACTATAGCCAGATTTGAGACAAAATATCTACAAGTGCACAGAATGATGATCTggttttgaaagcttttttggTTTATATAAAACATCATTGACAAAGcttgaaaatcttttaagaGCATAGTCTTAAAGCcaagttcatttagaaatgggatactttcttctttttttttaatttaaaattaacgcaGATATTAACGacgcaagagaaaaagaaaaaatatattctacacaattttcttcaaaatccataTTTATCAAATCGATAACTGGCACAACCGTTggctatgcaataaaaaatatatgcGTGAGTGGTGAagaagtatgcaaacactgttaaAAATGTCCGCAAAGCTCGAATCATGTGTTGgggtgaagcacatgatcgattACTACGGTTAAGCGTCATCACGGAAGTCGAagctcataccagaatttttaattttgagtgaggattttaggggggggggggggggggggtagggtctaacgggtataaaaaaacaacattttcacgatttttttctagagctgtcgttcaaacaaatgtattcaaattttttgcattatacaaagcattgttaaaagggcatttagtaattttttcgtagaaaaatattgaaaaatgagccggtgacggagcattttcgaggatgctttttagaaaacaggatttgcggtggacactgtatctcagcacagaatcatctgaagtgaaaaaatcagagcaaaatatttttaatagatgtttttctggaccccaacgtttttatttaacttaaaaatatttttatgaaatttttgtggctgtttgaagtaaaaactacgatttttcacgaaaaaatccgccatttttaccctctaaaatctccccaaagtaaaaaaatcaaaaaagaaaaacgttggggtctggtattttatatgtaaaaaatatgttccaaatttgaaaagaatcggataagtagttttcaaatgacgatgtccacggactttaaaaatgtgctttcgagaaaaacgcgtttgaaatttctgctcttgctttcttgcagtataagataggaggagataaaggcctataacttctacagttttgcttcaattgacttgaaaatttgacacaacattcttgaaatgttttacaataagaaaataaaaaaataaaaaaatcgattttttgaaagtgttagaccctacccccccccttaagtgtagatcgctgaaatgtcccgcaaatttttctccgataagctgaaagtatTGCCTAGCTATGAGTCATTAAAACCTTTCctcgaacaacaaatttttgctagtccCAGAGGTTGTAAGCTGTAGAGCCGGTACCGGGGCAATTAGACAGACgaattctgatggacgacagaACTTGGAAAAACCCTATTTTATACAAATACAGCAGTTGAATCCTTAAACgtttctgctcgtggcaaggtctcTAGCAGATTAAAGTATgtgtttgctggttgttttgtaacaAATAATTATTTGCTAAGACTCTgttcctgtgaaaaaaaaactctaaacaaatactttggttttcgctgtttttaaaagcttacAATAAGTACCCTTTTATGTATATTTCGCAACGTACGATGataactttaagttcaatctcatgatggtttggCTTAGTTTTTGTCAGCAGACATACCAGTAAAAACGTTTCTTAGTTGCACaagaataatcaagttttgcaaATATCGATACAGATGGATCCACCAAATTCCCCTTAGTTCCTTTCAAAAAAGAAACGGAAAATGAAAGAGCAGGATGCAGCCAcccaaaatacagatttgaaGAAAGTATAGATATGTgttaaaaactgatcaatatcatgactgaaaaaaagtaCGCGCTGCCATTTTTCTAAATGAACgaagctttaaaaatttaaaaaactttcgaATAGACCATGTGTTGAAAATGCGTCATGGATTTGATCatgaaattgaatgaaaaaaatacagaatgCTTAGTTCTGATTTGATGATCTTTAATTCAATCagttaaaaaatgtaatttttcagATTCCCAGGATAAAACTCTATAGGTTTTTTATATTCCCTAAAATTGTCGGAGTCCAGCTATCGGAacctatttcaaattttgattaatattcaaattaaatctacaattaaatttttcatgtttcataaATGAAAGTCTTAAAATTAGTTGAACGAAAAATAATACTTTGAATTATACTTTTCAATGCCATTTTATAATAATAACAGTCATCATTTTTATAACATAAATAGCCAAATCGATTGCTAagaattttgtttaccaaaataAAGAAAGGCGTTATGCattcagacaatttttttttcatgcttatGTATTTGTcctggaaattttaaattttactaagTTTAAGGTTTGacgcaatttgattttgaataaactttaattttggttTGCTACAATTGTTTTATGTTGGCTGTTCGGTTTTCTGAAGTAAATCGCAATactttttatatgtgcttcatcAAATGTTTCTAATTATAATACAATGAAATGTCAAAAGGTAATGGTTTGGCCgcaggcttgtgatatagctcagttggtaagtcagttgcttcctgagccgctgtccgtgagttcgagcctaagagtaaacatcgatcataGATGTACCGgataggtttttcaaaaatttagcaaaagaaGGCGGACGCCGATAGCTTTGGATCGGATCTCGATAGATGGGAATCACTGCGGGCAGGGATAAATTCACaccataaagcatggatcaccatgaatctggacgcactgtttattataccattgcgctcctagttgttggatctggaatgttttgacaatactttgttcggaaatgtttcctctatcagtgctgaaaatttcattacgattcgttttgttccaaaaaagttacacgtgatggacacccacgttaaaaaccgacgtggtcgggttaaaACATcacgaaatcgttaaaaatgctcaaatcaaccgtgtgctgcgttctcaaacgttttcgTGAGATTCATACTATaaatcggcaggttcataccaggcgttatagtggacctaagaatcagaaactgcatttgaaggtgttgagaacgatcaaagcaaacacagggtagtcggactatgacattgccaagaaattcaacgccgaccggtgcaccgtcagaaggattcgtctgctcgaaggaatacgatccatcgggccagtaagcaaccaaaccggacattgaagcagaatttagtagccaaaggacgtgcccggaagttatacaacaagattccaacgaagtacgacggatgcatcctcatggatgacgaaacgtacgcgaagatggattttgggcagcttcctggccaaaaattttataggggagaggcgggctatatgcgcatattaaggaaagcactcattttctgccatattccaatagataggagtccgaaaactatatacacatgagcggacatctgttttatataagtcagagcattttttctgttaaaatcttttgcagtttttgtgcaaataattttataataaaagaagtcaaaatagccgatttccgaaactggcgggctaaatgcgcatatttatgtttttagctatatttcatttacacttgcaatattatgatttcatttaattgaaaatggtatggacggatgttaagcatacgtcaaggctgaaattttggtgaaaatttgtacatcactagttcttttgcatgaaacatagttaagtatgccatatggccatatttcatggtaatattttgttcatatcgtatttttatcggatcagtatgaagttcttctttttttcgctgcaagatcgtgatttgagcgtagatttaatgtttaaatgataaaaagtaaaaaatttataagactaatctatttttcttgatataggcatttaacctgccttgatatgggcattcagaaactgtctcttattccaatatcttatcatttacagcTTTGCCAGAAGCTTCAATTTGCTGAATTTctgatttccagatgaatgagAAAGGAATaccatcaaaatttttgtttacagaatctgtacgcacgataattaaagttcaatatattttaacaaaactgacaaaaatcttgtttgaatttttaaattttttcgactttatataacaatttatttttttcatgccatgtgttaaaagcgtattaccctcaaactgcactgattagatatgatgaatctccggCCATATcatcaatcggctgtatgcgcatattacccaacatgcgcatttaggaacacttccccctaatgCCACTgaagtggtgcactgcactggtcagggtgatgtccccgccaagttcaaattcgtttttgccgataagttgacaagaaagtgtttgatctggcaagttatttgcagctgcggacgaaaacccccggtttttgtgaaaaacaagaccatggactccgaaatgtacaaaaaggagtgcctaaaaaactttttttttttcgtacattagatttTACAA
It includes:
- the LOC129746259 gene encoding sodium/potassium-transporting ATPase subunit beta-1-like yields the protein MPEKSVTKDGRFETTYEFPMKPVKKTFGQFLYDKENNTIMGRTRLGWMKLLIFYVIFYFVLGALTAVCFEGLLSTLSDQYPKYQLEQSLIGTNPGVGFRPMPEDPEQGGMIHYRAKNKTEVKYWVGRVEDFLQPYKNQSLLVTGGKNQVICDFNSPPSAGNVCAVDVSQMGPCTANHGYGFNKSAPCIFIKLNRIYNWLPEFYDDVEDLPDDMPQDLVQHINSLPKVERNQIWVSCNGVNPMDNEAIGPVEYYPGRGIAGYYYPFLNQPGYLSPIVAVQFARPTVQRSINIECRAWAKNIHYRGGYRDRQGSIYFALLVD